A stretch of Crossiella cryophila DNA encodes these proteins:
- a CDS encoding amino acid adenylation domain-containing protein: MTAPEIISELQALGVELWTAQGRIRFRAAPGLLTEDHRARLRAHRDEVLDLLSAEAQAGSVVADPGARHEPFPLTDVQTAYLLGRQESFEYGGVACHGYLEVRYPLLDPARFERVWNQLIGRHDMLRAIILADGYQQVLSTVDHYRVPVTDLRGRDAETHLAAVREELGHHRHDTTAWPLFELRLTRTDDGDVLHISLDSLIADWGSATVLLDEIDALMLGDALPPLELTFRDYLLAERGLRQTSRYQRDQDYWHARVDDLPLAPELPIGPAPQGPGRFERHRFRLPAVQWDRLREQARVREITPANAVLTAYAAVLERWSARSRFSLNLTLLGRLPLHPQTDRLVGDFTSVSLLSVEPRGGRGFADWAGEIGARLFADLEHRLFTGVEVLRELTRRRGRAAALMPVVFTSGIGVGPADTTGSGRTLGEGITQTPQVLLDCQANDGDGELVVDWDVRAGVFPAGLVEDMFAAFSTLLTDLAVDAEAWTSGRDLPLPAWQQRERAEVNNTAGPLPDALLHAEVFAQADRTPDAIAVRTLTGTLTYDELVRRAAAVAEAVRCTGADRVAVVMDKGADQVVATLGVLLGGAAYVPVDTTQPRLRRDRMLADAGVRQVLTQSWLDTEWPAEVHRTNVDELAPAESRPEVPAGDPDALAYLIYTSGSTGTPKGVLMTHRAALNTVRDINERYRVTATDRVLGLAQLGFDLSVYDLFGPLAVGATLVLPDPDRRADPSHWAELVADHGVTLWNSVPAQLQMLANYLESSPTELLTLRLALLSGDWIPVTLPAQILRFAPALHPVSLGGATEAAIWSIHHDITEVDPALPSIPYGKPLRNQGFRVLDQQFRDCPVWTVGELHITGDGLALGYNGDPELSAAKFFPHPTDGQRLYWTGDLGRYLPGGEIEFLGRRDNQVKLRGHRVELGEVEAGLLAHPAVGAAAAVLAGDTAADRVLLAFAEPAHTTAATEPDDQRLRTAVHRFADRQVGELTAETVAGHVHALHRAALLSMLAAFTGAGLFAEGGHTRAEVLAATGVAEQHAWLVRRWLELLREHGLLAVDGDRYYAVDTTEDLDAAWHRVRAGVDAGLWTEEFLGYHLEHLRCLPELLTGTQSPFELLFPAGDTARALAVYRDYSITRYLNHGVGAVLRRIAAAHPTGRSVRVLEAGAGTGATTSVVLPLLAGYEVDYQFTDLTPFFLGAARAQYPTARLALFDLDGDLRAQGQQPNSVDVLLCAGVLSSTRDVRAALRRAVELLAPGGWLVLTEPTAELPHLLLTQGFMMLPTPEGTTPVHDLAHWRELLAEVGAEEVLCLPEQDHPFAAHGMHLLAARVKTDRSSVTAPELLAHLAERVPAHMVPGQLQLVDALPVTANGKIDRGALANWRIQAVADDGTGESEAPADELEATVTALWADALGVTRLGREDNLYERGADSLIMARVAGKLREQVAEAGALPYDTLLRALLNEPRIAALLHLLRTTAGRTPAELPAAAARPGSGNALLVPFGGGADGPVRVLFHAALGTMDYFQHLGKALAAQELGPVLGIAVADTEVYCATAPRDLVAAVADGYAQRLVEEGHTRFQLVGYCLGGLFAVEVARRLLERGLDVVNLALVDSIPMMLDTDEELAFESIFVPNLDLDPVAAVFGPGVDADDLGRAVSMLMARNGNRIDAGELAELTGDPGLEAVAAAARARAEVPQEERLAGYAAACAEGAGIPVAPELIPALFRVTRHSVIAARFDPEPYAGDLTFLRAEQAQSFGITAGVGHLAEPFWANTCLGEFTVHDVPGNHFSVIEPPHVGGVAEHLAAALRATINTDQEIPA; the protein is encoded by the coding sequence ATGACAGCGCCCGAGATCATTTCCGAGTTGCAGGCACTGGGCGTGGAGTTGTGGACCGCCCAGGGCCGCATCCGCTTCCGCGCGGCGCCCGGACTGCTCACCGAGGACCACCGGGCCCGGCTGCGCGCGCACCGGGACGAGGTCCTCGACCTGCTGTCCGCCGAAGCGCAGGCCGGATCGGTGGTGGCCGATCCCGGGGCGCGGCACGAGCCGTTCCCGCTGACCGACGTGCAGACCGCGTACCTGTTGGGGCGGCAGGAATCCTTCGAGTACGGCGGCGTGGCCTGCCACGGCTACCTCGAGGTGCGCTACCCGCTACTGGACCCGGCCAGGTTCGAGCGGGTGTGGAACCAGCTCATCGGCAGGCACGACATGCTGCGCGCGATCATCCTGGCCGACGGCTACCAGCAGGTTCTGTCCACTGTGGACCACTACCGGGTGCCGGTGACCGACCTGCGCGGCCGGGACGCGGAAACGCACCTGGCCGCGGTGCGGGAGGAACTCGGGCACCACCGGCACGACACCACCGCCTGGCCGCTGTTCGAGCTGCGCCTGACCCGCACCGACGACGGCGACGTCCTGCACATCTCCCTCGATTCGCTGATCGCCGACTGGGGCAGCGCGACCGTGCTGCTGGACGAGATCGACGCGCTCATGCTCGGCGACGCGCTGCCGCCGCTGGAACTGACCTTCCGGGACTACCTGCTCGCCGAACGCGGCCTGCGCCAGACCAGCCGCTACCAGCGCGACCAGGACTACTGGCACGCCAGGGTCGACGACCTGCCCCTCGCCCCCGAACTGCCCATCGGCCCCGCGCCACAGGGCCCCGGCCGCTTCGAACGGCACCGCTTCCGCCTGCCCGCCGTCCAGTGGGACCGGCTGCGTGAGCAGGCCCGCGTCCGGGAGATCACCCCGGCCAACGCGGTGCTCACCGCCTACGCCGCGGTCCTGGAACGCTGGAGCGCCCGCTCCCGGTTCAGCCTCAACCTCACCCTGCTCGGCCGCCTGCCACTGCACCCGCAAACCGACCGCTTGGTAGGCGACTTCACCTCGGTCAGCCTCCTGTCCGTGGAACCCCGCGGCGGACGCGGATTCGCCGACTGGGCGGGTGAGATCGGCGCGCGTTTGTTCGCCGACCTGGAGCACCGGCTGTTCACCGGCGTCGAGGTGCTCCGTGAACTCACCCGCCGCCGTGGGCGGGCGGCCGCGCTGATGCCGGTGGTGTTCACCAGCGGCATCGGCGTCGGACCGGCCGACACCACCGGCAGCGGGCGCACCCTCGGCGAGGGCATCACCCAGACCCCGCAGGTGCTGCTCGACTGCCAGGCCAACGACGGCGACGGCGAACTGGTGGTGGACTGGGACGTGCGTGCGGGCGTGTTCCCGGCCGGGCTGGTCGAGGACATGTTCGCCGCCTTCAGCACCCTGCTCACCGACCTGGCGGTAGACGCCGAAGCGTGGACCAGCGGCCGCGACCTGCCGCTGCCCGCCTGGCAGCAGCGGGAACGCGCCGAGGTCAACAACACCGCCGGGCCGCTGCCGGACGCCCTGCTGCACGCCGAGGTCTTCGCCCAGGCCGACCGCACCCCCGACGCCATCGCCGTGCGCACCCTCACCGGCACGCTCACCTACGACGAACTCGTCCGCCGGGCCGCCGCGGTCGCCGAGGCGGTCCGATGTACCGGCGCGGACCGGGTGGCCGTGGTCATGGACAAGGGCGCCGACCAGGTGGTCGCCACCCTCGGCGTACTGCTCGGCGGGGCCGCCTACGTGCCGGTGGACACCACCCAGCCCCGGCTGCGCCGCGACCGCATGCTCGCCGACGCCGGCGTGCGGCAAGTGCTCACCCAGTCCTGGCTCGACACCGAATGGCCAGCCGAAGTCCACCGCACCAACGTCGACGAACTGGCCCCGGCCGAGTCCCGGCCCGAGGTGCCCGCTGGTGACCCGGACGCGCTGGCCTACCTGATCTACACCTCCGGCTCCACCGGCACCCCCAAGGGCGTGCTGATGACCCACCGCGCGGCGCTGAACACCGTGCGGGACATCAACGAGCGCTACCGGGTGACCGCCACCGACCGCGTGCTCGGCCTGGCCCAGCTCGGCTTCGACCTCTCCGTCTACGACCTGTTCGGCCCCCTGGCCGTCGGCGCGACCCTGGTGCTGCCCGACCCCGACCGCCGCGCCGACCCCTCGCACTGGGCCGAACTCGTCGCCGACCACGGCGTCACCCTGTGGAACTCGGTGCCCGCGCAACTGCAGATGCTGGCCAACTACCTGGAAAGCAGCCCCACCGAACTGCTCACCCTGCGCCTGGCGCTGCTCTCCGGCGACTGGATCCCGGTCACCCTGCCCGCGCAGATCCTCCGGTTCGCCCCGGCCCTGCACCCGGTGTCCCTCGGCGGGGCCACCGAGGCGGCCATCTGGTCCATCCACCACGACATCACCGAGGTCGACCCGGCCCTGCCGTCCATCCCCTACGGAAAGCCCTTGCGCAACCAGGGTTTCCGGGTGCTCGACCAGCAGTTCCGGGACTGTCCGGTGTGGACGGTCGGTGAACTGCACATCACCGGCGACGGCCTCGCCCTTGGCTACAACGGCGATCCCGAGCTGAGCGCGGCGAAGTTCTTCCCGCACCCGACCGACGGCCAGCGGCTGTACTGGACCGGCGACCTCGGCCGCTATCTGCCCGGCGGGGAAATCGAATTCCTCGGCCGCCGGGACAACCAGGTCAAACTACGCGGCCACCGGGTCGAACTCGGCGAGGTGGAGGCCGGACTGCTGGCCCACCCCGCGGTCGGCGCGGCCGCCGCCGTGCTGGCCGGGGACACCGCCGCCGACCGGGTGCTGCTGGCCTTCGCCGAACCCGCGCACACCACCGCCGCCACCGAACCCGACGACCAGCGGCTGCGCACCGCCGTGCACCGCTTCGCCGACCGACAGGTAGGCGAGCTGACCGCCGAGACGGTGGCCGGGCACGTGCACGCACTGCACCGGGCCGCGCTGCTGTCCATGCTTGCCGCGTTCACCGGGGCCGGGCTGTTCGCCGAGGGCGGGCACACCAGGGCCGAGGTGCTGGCCGCCACCGGGGTCGCCGAACAGCACGCCTGGCTGGTCCGCCGCTGGCTGGAACTGTTGCGGGAACACGGTTTGCTGGCTGTGGACGGCGACCGCTACTACGCGGTGGACACCACCGAGGACCTCGACGCCGCCTGGCACCGGGTCCGCGCAGGCGTCGACGCCGGGCTGTGGACCGAGGAGTTCCTGGGCTACCACCTGGAACACCTGCGCTGCCTGCCCGAGCTGCTGACCGGCACGCAGAGCCCGTTCGAGCTGCTCTTCCCCGCCGGGGACACCGCGCGGGCGCTGGCGGTGTACCGGGACTACTCGATCACCCGCTACCTCAACCACGGCGTCGGCGCGGTGCTGCGCCGGATCGCCGCGGCCCACCCGACCGGTCGGTCGGTACGCGTGCTGGAGGCGGGTGCGGGCACCGGCGCCACCACCTCGGTGGTGCTGCCGCTGCTGGCCGGATACGAGGTGGACTACCAGTTCACCGACCTCACCCCGTTCTTCCTCGGCGCCGCCCGCGCGCAGTACCCGACCGCCCGGTTGGCACTGTTCGACCTGGACGGCGACCTGCGCGCCCAGGGCCAGCAGCCCAACTCGGTGGACGTGCTGCTCTGCGCGGGCGTGCTCAGCAGCACCAGGGACGTGCGCGCCGCCCTGCGCCGGGCGGTGGAACTGCTCGCCCCCGGCGGCTGGCTGGTGCTCACCGAACCCACCGCCGAACTACCGCACCTGCTGCTCACCCAGGGCTTCATGATGCTGCCCACCCCCGAGGGCACCACCCCCGTGCACGACCTGGCGCACTGGCGCGAACTGCTCGCCGAGGTCGGCGCCGAGGAGGTGCTGTGCCTGCCCGAACAGGACCACCCCTTCGCCGCGCACGGCATGCACCTCCTCGCCGCCAGGGTGAAGACCGACCGCAGCTCGGTCACCGCGCCGGAACTGCTGGCCCACCTGGCCGAGCGGGTGCCCGCGCACATGGTGCCCGGTCAGCTCCAGCTGGTGGACGCACTGCCGGTCACCGCCAACGGCAAGATCGACCGGGGCGCGCTGGCCAACTGGCGGATCCAGGCGGTCGCCGACGACGGCACCGGTGAGTCCGAGGCCCCGGCCGACGAGCTGGAAGCCACCGTCACCGCGCTGTGGGCCGATGCGCTGGGTGTGACCAGGCTCGGCCGCGAGGACAACCTCTACGAACGCGGCGCGGACTCGCTGATCATGGCCAGGGTCGCGGGCAAACTGCGCGAGCAGGTCGCCGAGGCGGGCGCACTCCCCTACGACACACTGCTGCGCGCCCTGCTCAACGAACCCCGCATCGCCGCCCTGCTGCACCTGCTGCGCACCACCGCGGGCCGCACCCCGGCCGAACTGCCCGCCGCGGCAGCCCGTCCCGGCTCCGGCAACGCGCTGCTGGTGCCCTTCGGCGGCGGCGCGGACGGCCCGGTGCGGGTGCTCTTCCACGCCGCGCTGGGCACCATGGACTACTTCCAGCACCTGGGCAAAGCCCTTGCCGCACAAGAACTCGGCCCGGTGCTGGGCATCGCGGTCGCCGACACCGAGGTCTACTGCGCCACCGCGCCAAGGGATCTGGTCGCCGCGGTCGCCGACGGCTACGCCCAGCGCCTGGTCGAGGAGGGCCACACCCGGTTCCAGCTCGTCGGCTACTGCCTGGGCGGCCTGTTCGCGGTCGAGGTGGCCCGGCGGCTGCTGGAACGCGGACTGGACGTGGTCAACCTCGCCCTGGTCGACAGCATCCCGATGATGCTGGACACCGACGAGGAACTGGCCTTCGAGTCGATCTTCGTGCCGAACCTGGACCTGGACCCGGTCGCCGCCGTGTTCGGCCCGGGAGTCGACGCCGACGACCTGGGCCGCGCGGTGTCGATGCTCATGGCCCGCAACGGAAACCGGATCGACGCCGGTGAACTCGCCGAGCTGACCGGCGACCCCGGCCTGGAGGCGGTGGCCGCGGCCGCCCGCGCCAGAGCCGAAGTGCCGCAGGAGGAACGGCTCGCCGGGTACGCGGCGGCCTGCGCCGAGGGCGCGGGCATCCCGGTCGCGCCGGAACTGATCCCCGCGTTGTTCCGGGTCACCCGGCACAGCGTGATCGCCGCCCGGTTCGACCCCGAGCCCTACGCCGGTGACCTGACCTTCCTGCGCGCCGAACAGGCCCAGTCCTTCGGCATCACCGCCGGGGTCGGACACCTCGCGGAACCGTTCTGGGCCAACACCTGCCTGGGCGAGTTCACCGTGCACGACGTGCCGGGCAACCACTTCAGCGTCATCGAACCACCCCACGTCGGCGGGGTCGCCGAGCACCTGGCGGCCGCCCTGCGCGCCACCATCAACACCGATCAGGAGATCCCGGCATGA
- a CDS encoding ABC transporter substrate-binding protein: MPLNRRDLFRGIALVLATGPVLAACGGAPAPGGVPLAGGNQATPRKGGALRAVFGGGPAESLDPYAGGTPVDFVRNDVVYDSLFVLRGSDSVPSLATAVEVAKDAKSFTLRLRENVRWHDGSPFTAQDVVYSLRYMCSPDRPFPSQLAPYLDVAKASATDAKTVVVPTLTPVGDPAQLLAAIPAKIVKDGAKDFSAGKAIGTGPYRVDSFEAGRQTRLVRFDGHWDGQAPADEILLLSLSDPQTAVRAVTSGQADYAGDVPVATAKTGVPGGDLEIRTAGEANRVGFAFVLNTTRKPFDDPRVRRAARLAVNRQALVDTVLLGYGAPGNDLFGKGARHYSDLPPLPRDVDAARKLIKEAGAEGAVVTLRSAEYVLGYNASTQLFAEQLKEIGLDARVQLVGLQEFFEPAALAEANSVTFSIGPSPLAVTYGRLGAFPSLGLADPEFTAAFQRALGATDDTVRAQAWAQVQKVMAERGNTVVWGQADVLSVARKTVAGVQVRDEAKYPYLGKAGLA; encoded by the coding sequence ATGCCGCTGAACCGCCGTGACCTGTTCCGGGGGATCGCGCTCGTCCTGGCCACCGGCCCCGTCCTCGCCGCGTGCGGCGGCGCGCCCGCCCCCGGCGGCGTGCCCCTCGCCGGTGGCAACCAGGCCACGCCGCGCAAGGGTGGCGCGCTGCGGGCGGTCTTCGGCGGCGGCCCGGCGGAGAGCCTGGACCCCTACGCCGGGGGCACACCGGTGGACTTCGTGCGCAACGACGTCGTCTACGACTCGCTGTTCGTGTTGCGCGGCAGTGATTCCGTGCCCTCGCTGGCCACCGCGGTGGAGGTCGCCAAGGACGCCAAGTCGTTCACGTTGCGGCTGCGGGAGAACGTGCGCTGGCACGACGGTTCGCCATTCACCGCGCAGGACGTGGTCTACAGCCTGCGCTACATGTGCTCCCCCGACCGGCCCTTCCCCAGCCAGCTCGCGCCCTACCTGGACGTGGCCAAGGCCAGCGCCACCGACGCCAAGACCGTCGTGGTGCCGACGCTGACCCCGGTCGGCGATCCGGCCCAGTTGCTGGCCGCGATCCCGGCCAAGATCGTCAAGGACGGGGCCAAGGACTTCAGCGCGGGCAAGGCGATCGGCACCGGACCGTACCGGGTGGACTCCTTCGAGGCGGGCAGGCAGACCAGGCTCGTCCGCTTCGACGGCCACTGGGACGGCCAGGCCCCCGCCGACGAGATCCTGCTGCTGAGCCTGAGCGATCCGCAGACCGCGGTGCGCGCGGTGACCTCCGGCCAAGCCGACTACGCGGGCGACGTCCCGGTCGCCACCGCCAAAACCGGTGTGCCCGGCGGGGATCTGGAGATCCGCACCGCGGGCGAGGCCAACCGGGTCGGCTTCGCCTTCGTGCTCAACACCACCCGCAAGCCCTTCGACGACCCCCGCGTGCGCCGCGCGGCCCGGCTCGCGGTCAACCGTCAAGCACTGGTGGACACCGTGCTGCTCGGCTACGGCGCACCCGGCAACGACCTGTTCGGCAAGGGCGCCCGGCACTACAGCGACCTGCCGCCGCTGCCCCGCGATGTGGACGCGGCCCGCAAGCTGATCAAGGAGGCGGGTGCGGAGGGCGCGGTGGTGACCCTGCGCTCGGCCGAATACGTGCTGGGCTACAACGCCTCCACCCAGCTCTTCGCCGAGCAGCTCAAGGAAATCGGCCTGGACGCCCGGGTGCAGCTGGTCGGCCTGCAGGAGTTCTTCGAACCGGCCGCGCTCGCCGAGGCCAACAGCGTGACCTTCTCCATCGGCCCGTCCCCGCTCGCGGTCACCTACGGGCGACTCGGCGCGTTCCCCTCGCTCGGGCTGGCCGACCCGGAGTTCACCGCGGCCTTCCAGCGCGCGCTCGGCGCCACCGACGACACGGTGCGCGCGCAGGCATGGGCGCAGGTGCAGAAGGTGATGGCCGAGCGCGGCAACACCGTGGTGTGGGGCCAGGCCGACGTGCTCAGCGTGGCCCGCAAGACCGTGGCCGGCGTGCAGGTCCGGGACGAGGCCAAGTACCCCTACCTGGGCAAGGCCGGTCTCGCGTGA
- a CDS encoding ABC transporter permease has product MRRAGFLLLGAVIVLVLLGPELAPHSVTAPVGPPYAPPGPGRLLGTDHLGRDVLSRLLAGGRPLLLTSLLAAVAGTGLGALTGLLSALLRWVNATLFRLLDVLAAVPPVLLLLLVLTALPSRAGLVLAVVLVSAPLSARVARATADQVRHRGHVEAAVLRGEGIGWLLTREVLPLVAGTLLADLGLRFVLSVYLVAAAGFLGISGTGSDWGLLVVEALPGVALQPWALLAPALAIALLAVSATLVADGVGARAKAVLA; this is encoded by the coding sequence ATGAGGCGGGCCGGATTCCTGTTGCTGGGCGCGGTGATCGTGCTCGTGCTCCTCGGCCCGGAACTGGCCCCGCACAGCGTGACCGCACCGGTCGGCCCGCCCTACGCGCCGCCTGGCCCCGGACGCCTGCTGGGCACCGATCACCTGGGCCGCGATGTGCTCTCCCGGCTGCTCGCCGGTGGCAGACCGCTGTTGCTGACCAGTCTGCTGGCCGCGGTCGCGGGCACCGGGCTGGGCGCGCTGACCGGGTTGCTGTCGGCGTTGCTGCGCTGGGTGAACGCCACCCTGTTCCGGCTGCTGGACGTGCTCGCCGCGGTGCCGCCGGTGCTGCTGCTCCTGCTCGTGCTCACCGCGCTGCCCAGCCGGGCCGGACTGGTGCTGGCGGTGGTGCTGGTCAGCGCGCCGCTGTCCGCGCGGGTGGCCAGGGCCACCGCCGACCAGGTGCGCCACCGCGGCCACGTGGAGGCCGCCGTGCTGCGTGGCGAGGGCATTGGCTGGCTGCTCACCCGCGAGGTGCTGCCCCTGGTGGCCGGAACTTTGTTGGCGGACCTGGGTTTGCGGTTCGTGCTCTCGGTGTACCTGGTGGCCGCGGCCGGATTCCTCGGCATCAGCGGCACCGGCAGTGACTGGGGACTGCTCGTGGTGGAGGCGCTGCCCGGGGTGGCCCTGCAACCGTGGGCACTGCTGGCCCCGGCACTGGCCATCGCGCTGCTCGCGGTCTCGGCCACCCTGGTCGCCGACGGCGTCGGCGCCCGCGCCAAGGCGGTGCTGGCGTGA
- a CDS encoding ABC transporter ATP-binding protein has translation MKPLVRLEDLALGAGDQRLLDGVSVELGRGESVGIVGPSGSGKTTLALALFGHLRPGVRHLGGRVLVDGHDMLPRRAPGVAGRVLGYLGQDPGGSLNPYARVGSILRTAARGRGAVPELLAGVGLPADLARRYPHQLSGGQQQRVALAAALAGRPALLVLDEPTTALDVLATQEVLAELARVRASGTGLVWISHDHGTVAALTNRVLELERGKVVRDGRPLDRPIRTAGQRGTGESGREVLTVRGLSARHGKRTVLAGVDLTVHSGQLLVVLGASGAGKSTLARRITGLHPQGDGQIRLGDTLLAPDVRKRNLAQRAALGLVAQNPADALHPYQTVRTALSRPTSTLRRTTTTEADVRRLLELVRLPGEFADRLPGELSGGQRQRVALARALAAGPEVLLCDEATSALDTSAQEEVLAVLADVRARLGLAVVLITHDPHVAVTADQVVVLHGGRVATTGSAAHLFPGQDDPATAVARLLTPISPHDTRGVAQA, from the coding sequence GTGAAACCCTTGGTACGACTGGAAGACCTCGCGCTCGGCGCGGGCGATCAGCGACTGCTCGACGGCGTGTCGGTGGAGCTGGGCCGTGGTGAGTCGGTCGGGATCGTCGGCCCCTCCGGCAGCGGCAAGACCACCCTGGCGCTCGCGCTGTTCGGGCACCTGCGGCCCGGCGTGCGCCACCTCGGCGGCCGGGTGCTGGTGGACGGCCACGACATGCTGCCCCGCCGCGCCCCCGGCGTGGCCGGGCGGGTACTCGGTTATCTCGGGCAGGACCCCGGCGGCTCGCTGAATCCCTATGCCAGGGTTGGTTCGATCCTGCGCACCGCGGCCCGCGGTCGCGGTGCGGTGCCGGAGTTGCTGGCCGGGGTGGGACTGCCCGCCGACCTCGCTCGCCGCTACCCGCACCAGCTTTCCGGTGGCCAGCAGCAACGCGTCGCACTGGCCGCCGCACTGGCCGGACGGCCCGCACTGCTCGTGCTGGACGAACCGACCACCGCACTGGATGTCCTTGCCACCCAAGAGGTCCTGGCCGAGCTGGCCCGGGTCCGGGCGTCCGGCACCGGCCTGGTGTGGATCAGCCACGACCACGGCACGGTGGCCGCGCTGACCAACCGGGTGCTGGAACTGGAGCGGGGCAAGGTGGTGCGCGACGGCCGCCCACTGGACCGCCCGATCCGCACCGCCGGGCAGCGCGGCACGGGTGAGTCGGGCCGGGAAGTGCTGACCGTGCGCGGACTTTCCGCCCGGCACGGCAAACGGACCGTGCTCGCCGGGGTCGACCTCACCGTCCACTCCGGACAGTTGCTGGTGGTGCTCGGCGCCTCCGGCGCGGGCAAGAGCACCCTGGCCCGCCGGATCACCGGCCTGCACCCGCAGGGCGACGGCCAGATCCGGCTCGGCGACACCCTGCTCGCCCCGGACGTCCGCAAGCGGAACCTCGCCCAGCGGGCCGCACTCGGCCTGGTCGCGCAGAACCCGGCCGACGCCCTGCACCCCTACCAGACCGTGCGCACCGCACTGTCCCGACCGACCAGCACCCTGCGCCGCACCACCACGACCGAGGCAGACGTGCGCCGGTTGCTGGAACTGGTGCGCCTGCCCGGGGAGTTCGCCGACCGGTTGCCCGGCGAACTCTCCGGCGGGCAACGGCAACGGGTCGCACTGGCCCGCGCGCTGGCCGCCGGACCCGAGGTGCTGCTCTGCGACGAGGCCACCTCGGCCCTGGACACCAGTGCGCAGGAGGAGGTCCTGGCCGTGCTCGCCGACGTGCGCGCACGGCTCGGCCTCGCCGTCGTCCTGATCACCCACGACCCGCACGTGGCCGTCACCGCGGACCAGGTTGTGGTCCTGCACGGCGGCCGCGTGGCCACCACCGGGTCGGCAGCACATCTCTTCCCAGGGCAGGACGATCCGGCGACCGCGGTCGCCCGCCTGCTCACCCCGATCTCCCCGCACGACACCCGAGGAGTAGCACAGGCATGA
- a CDS encoding ABC transporter permease, with product MNPGLALVLRRTALSGGLLVLLTVVVYVGVDLLPGDPVTARLGPNTSPARIAEIRDHLGLDRPVLTRYTEWAWGLLHGDLGHAANHRPVTEVLSDRIGNSLLLAVLAVLLLAPLSVFFGVLAAWHRGRATDRIVSSAALTLVSLPEFVVAGALVVVFATGLGWLPALSFVPAGVSPLAQPAVLVLPVLSLLLVGLAYAVRVIRACAVATLRSPQVEFLTLNGTPPLTIALRAVVPSVLPVAVQVWLISASGFVGGAVLVEQVFGYPGVGELLVTSVRSGDLPVVQALVVVLGGGMLLALVLADLAAVLLTPRLRTAVTG from the coding sequence GTGAACCCTGGACTGGCCCTGGTGCTGCGCCGCACCGCGCTCAGTGGCGGACTGCTCGTGCTGCTGACCGTGGTGGTGTACGTGGGTGTGGACCTGCTGCCGGGTGACCCGGTGACCGCCCGGCTCGGCCCGAACACCTCCCCGGCGCGGATCGCCGAGATCCGCGACCACCTCGGCCTGGACCGGCCGGTGCTCACCCGCTACACCGAGTGGGCCTGGGGACTGCTGCACGGCGATCTCGGCCACGCGGCGAACCACCGGCCGGTCACCGAGGTGCTCTCCGACCGGATCGGCAACTCGCTGCTGCTGGCCGTGCTCGCGGTGCTGCTGCTGGCCCCGCTGTCGGTGTTCTTCGGCGTGCTCGCCGCCTGGCACCGGGGCCGGGCCACCGACCGGATCGTCTCCTCGGCCGCGCTGACCCTGGTGTCCCTGCCCGAATTCGTGGTGGCCGGTGCGCTGGTCGTGGTGTTCGCGACCGGGCTGGGCTGGCTGCCCGCGCTGTCCTTCGTACCGGCCGGGGTCAGTCCGCTGGCCCAGCCCGCGGTGCTGGTGCTGCCGGTGCTGAGCCTGCTGCTGGTCGGCCTGGCCTACGCGGTGCGGGTTATCCGGGCCTGCGCGGTGGCCACCCTGCGCTCCCCGCAGGTGGAGTTCCTGACCCTCAACGGCACTCCCCCGCTGACCATCGCCCTGCGCGCGGTGGTGCCCTCGGTGCTGCCGGTGGCCGTGCAGGTCTGGCTGATCAGCGCCAGCGGCTTCGTCGGCGGGGCGGTGCTGGTGGAACAGGTCTTCGGCTATCCGGGTGTGGGCGAACTGCTGGTCACCTCGGTCCGCTCCGGCGACCTGCCGGTGGTGCAGGCCCTGGTCGTGGTGCTGGGCGGCGGGATGCTGCTCGCGCTGGTGCTGGCCGATCTGGCCGCGGTGCTGCTCACCCCGCGCCTGCGCACGGCGGTGACCGGATGA
- a CDS encoding VOC family protein, producing the protein MSRCSHVLIKVDDLRRAVADYRALGFEVHYATAEDKALHAHVWFREGPVLELLTAPKGAKFLRWPLEIAFGRGAGRRMVRWAVQPEGFCDAAVLLDDDRLTDTRNALRANGSGCGRVVNWTRTKPDGQQTRFRFAYPRADRAPFLVTPYDPPQHPPSVSHPNGATALTKVVLGVSPADLPVLRLLVGDGGDFEFREAEQTGVLAVELAGLTTELDPALTRGALLRPATTR; encoded by the coding sequence ATGAGCAGGTGCAGCCATGTGCTGATCAAGGTCGACGACCTGCGGCGCGCGGTCGCCGACTACCGGGCGCTCGGCTTCGAGGTGCACTACGCCACCGCCGAGGACAAGGCGTTGCACGCGCACGTCTGGTTCCGCGAGGGGCCGGTGCTGGAACTGCTCACCGCACCCAAGGGCGCCAAGTTCCTGCGCTGGCCACTGGAGATCGCCTTCGGCCGGGGTGCCGGGCGGCGGATGGTGCGCTGGGCCGTGCAGCCGGAAGGTTTCTGCGACGCGGCCGTGCTGCTCGACGACGATCGGCTCACCGACACGCGTAACGCGTTGCGCGCCAACGGTTCCGGCTGCGGCCGGGTGGTGAACTGGACCCGCACCAAACCGGACGGGCAGCAGACCAGGTTCCGCTTCGCCTACCCGAGGGCCGACCGGGCGCCGTTCCTGGTCACCCCCTACGACCCGCCGCAGCACCCGCCGTCGGTGAGCCACCCCAACGGGGCCACCGCGCTGACCAAGGTGGTGCTCGGGGTGAGCCCGGCCGACCTGCCGGTGCTCCGGCTGCTCGTCGGCGACGGCGGCGACTTCGAGTTCCGGGAGGCCGAGCAGACCGGCGTGCTCGCCGTCGAACTGGCCGGGCTCACCACCGAACTCGACCCGGCGCTGACCCGCGGCGCACTGCTCCGCCCAGCCACCACCCGCTGA